In one Pseudoclavibacter sp. Marseille-Q3772 genomic region, the following are encoded:
- a CDS encoding diacylglycerol kinase family protein: MTQPRAACILNPTKVELSRMRELCRDYEARFGYAPTEFVETTAEDAGFSQTQWALEQDISLVIAAGGDGTVRLAAAALAGTDVPLAVLPLGTGNLLARGLDLPTATLLNSDAPLHRALEIAFDGAERQIDLVRAEVERPDGTRDSFVFSVMAGIGIDAGMIANTKTELKRTVGWLAYGVGIAQWMISSGSFRARYRIDSRRTYGTRAASIMIGNSGTLTAGFVLMRDALIDDGLIDIVIMRPRGPLGWAMVAAQVLAHRWHRGRSNQERMVAYNQGREILLRLDSKPEEFQVDGDTVGKVVAVRFRSMPLALRVRCPHPELEHNPLS, translated from the coding sequence GTGACCCAACCGAGAGCTGCCTGCATCCTGAACCCGACCAAGGTCGAGTTGTCGAGGATGCGTGAACTGTGCCGCGACTACGAAGCGCGGTTCGGCTATGCCCCTACCGAGTTTGTTGAGACCACCGCCGAGGACGCTGGCTTTTCGCAGACGCAGTGGGCCCTTGAACAGGACATTTCGCTGGTCATCGCGGCCGGTGGCGATGGCACAGTTCGGTTGGCGGCTGCGGCGCTCGCCGGAACGGATGTGCCACTCGCGGTGCTACCGCTGGGCACAGGAAATCTCCTGGCGCGTGGACTCGACCTTCCCACCGCCACACTGCTGAACTCCGATGCACCGCTGCACCGCGCCCTCGAGATCGCCTTTGACGGCGCGGAACGGCAGATTGACCTGGTACGCGCAGAAGTAGAGCGACCCGATGGCACACGCGATTCGTTCGTGTTCTCGGTGATGGCAGGGATCGGCATCGATGCCGGCATGATCGCCAACACCAAGACGGAGCTGAAACGCACAGTGGGGTGGCTCGCCTACGGCGTGGGAATCGCGCAGTGGATGATCTCCAGCGGATCCTTTCGCGCTCGGTATCGCATCGACTCACGGCGCACCTACGGTACTCGCGCCGCGTCCATCATGATCGGCAATTCCGGCACGCTCACCGCCGGGTTCGTGCTCATGCGCGATGCGCTCATCGATGACGGCCTCATCGATATTGTGATTATGCGTCCGCGCGGACCGCTCGGCTGGGCAATGGTTGCCGCGCAGGTGCTTGCCCACCGCTGGCACCGCGGCCGATCAAATCAAGAGCGCATGGTTGCCTATAACCAGGGCCGGGAGATTCTGCTGCGTCTCGATTCAAAACCCGAAGAGTTTCAGGTGGATGGCGACACGGTCGGTAAGGTGGTCGCCGTCCGATTTAGATCAATGCCGCTGGCACTGCGCGTGCGCTGCCCGCATCCCGAACTCGAGCACAATCCACTCTCCTAG
- the serS gene encoding serine--tRNA ligase produces MIDVQLLRDNPELVKASQRARGNDPATVDEAVAADAARRDALQRFEQLRSTQNAKSKEIGKASKEDRPALLASVQELAQQVKEAQAAANEAEAEFERVAMAIENLVLDGVPAGGEENFSVLKTVGEVPEFDFEPRDHLELGEMHDAIDMVRGAKVSGARFSYLKGIGARLELAIMQHGLNKAIAQGFVMLTPPTLVKPEVMRGTGFLGEHADEVYYLPADDLYLTGTSEVALAGYHADEIIDLTEPKRYVGWSTCYRREAGSAGKDTRGIIRVHQFNKLEMFVYTRPEDAEAEHERLLAWQESMMQDLGLHYRVIDTAAGDLGSSAARKYDVEAWIPTQGTFRELTSTSNCTTYQARRLQTRARDESGKAKPVATLNGTLATTRWLVAILETHQRADGSVAVPEALRPYLGGLEVLEPIA; encoded by the coding sequence GTGATTGACGTTCAGCTACTGAGAGACAACCCCGAACTCGTCAAGGCTTCACAGCGTGCGCGTGGGAACGACCCGGCGACGGTGGACGAGGCGGTAGCCGCCGATGCGGCCCGGCGCGATGCGCTGCAGCGATTTGAGCAGCTGCGCTCGACGCAGAACGCCAAATCGAAAGAAATCGGTAAAGCGAGTAAAGAGGACCGACCGGCGCTGCTCGCATCCGTTCAAGAACTGGCACAACAGGTGAAAGAAGCACAGGCAGCTGCGAACGAGGCTGAAGCTGAGTTCGAGCGAGTGGCCATGGCGATCGAAAACCTCGTACTCGACGGCGTACCCGCCGGCGGCGAAGAAAACTTTTCGGTGCTCAAGACCGTCGGCGAGGTGCCAGAGTTCGACTTCGAACCACGTGACCACCTTGAGCTCGGGGAGATGCACGACGCCATCGACATGGTTCGCGGCGCGAAGGTATCCGGCGCAAGGTTCAGCTATCTCAAGGGCATTGGCGCCCGACTAGAGCTGGCGATCATGCAGCACGGGCTGAACAAAGCGATTGCGCAGGGCTTCGTGATGCTCACGCCGCCGACGCTGGTGAAACCCGAAGTGATGCGCGGCACTGGATTCCTCGGGGAACACGCCGATGAGGTGTATTACCTGCCGGCTGATGACCTCTACCTCACCGGTACCAGCGAGGTAGCGCTCGCGGGCTACCACGCTGACGAAATCATCGACCTCACCGAACCGAAACGGTACGTCGGCTGGTCAACCTGCTATCGACGGGAAGCCGGTTCTGCCGGTAAGGACACTCGCGGGATTATTCGAGTGCACCAGTTCAACAAACTCGAGATGTTCGTGTACACCCGCCCAGAGGATGCGGAGGCTGAGCACGAGCGCCTGTTGGCATGGCAGGAAAGCATGATGCAAGACCTCGGCTTGCACTATCGGGTAATTGACACCGCTGCCGGGGATCTCGGTTCCTCGGCAGCTCGGAAGTATGACGTAGAGGCTTGGATCCCGACGCAGGGCACATTCCGCGAACTCACGTCAACGTCGAACTGCACCACCTATCAGGCGCGACGCCTGCAGACTCGGGCGAGAGACGAATCCGGCAAAGCGAAACCGGTTGCCACGCTCAACGGCACCTTGGCCACTACCCGTTGGCTGGTCGCCATCCTCGAGACCCACCAGCGTGCGGACGGCTCGGTTGCGGTTCCCGAGGCGCTGCGACCGTACCTTGGCGGTCTTGAAGTACTGGAGCCAATCGCATGA
- the pheA gene encoding prephenate dehydratase, which yields MTPRETISYLGPAGTFTEAALKLSPEAEGKQWKPVANVLEALQDLQSGVSSAAMIAIENSVEGGVTASQDALATMPGLRIVGEYIVPIRFSLATASDITLDRVHTIAAHPVAYGQCRLWLNRMLPGHVHVPAASNVASVELTQDDVQSGRIADAAITTPFIGDYRPVSMLADDIQDNGNARTRFALVTMRTDLPARTGRDKTSLIVELPEERPGGLLLLLEQIAARGINLSMIASRPIPEQPGRYRFVLDLDGHLHDARVRDALLGIRRFCPAVTFLGSYPRAVSSRVDVDPAYSDDNYAQAEAWVAALER from the coding sequence ATGACCCCTCGCGAGACCATCTCATACCTCGGACCAGCCGGCACCTTCACCGAGGCGGCATTGAAGCTTTCACCCGAGGCCGAGGGGAAGCAATGGAAACCGGTGGCGAATGTGCTCGAGGCACTACAGGATCTCCAGTCCGGCGTATCCTCCGCAGCCATGATCGCGATCGAAAACTCGGTCGAAGGTGGCGTGACCGCATCGCAAGATGCCCTCGCCACAATGCCCGGGCTGCGAATCGTGGGGGAGTACATCGTGCCGATTCGTTTCTCGCTCGCGACCGCATCCGATATCACCCTCGACCGGGTACACACCATTGCCGCGCACCCGGTCGCATACGGCCAGTGCAGGCTGTGGCTGAACCGGATGCTTCCGGGGCATGTGCACGTTCCGGCGGCATCAAACGTCGCCAGTGTCGAACTCACACAAGATGATGTGCAATCGGGTCGTATCGCGGATGCGGCGATCACGACACCGTTCATCGGTGACTATCGCCCCGTGTCGATGCTCGCGGACGACATCCAAGACAATGGCAATGCGCGCACCCGGTTTGCGCTCGTCACGATGCGCACCGACCTGCCCGCTCGTACCGGTCGTGATAAGACCTCACTCATCGTCGAGCTCCCCGAAGAGCGACCCGGCGGACTGCTGTTACTGCTCGAGCAGATTGCCGCACGAGGAATCAACCTGTCGATGATCGCCTCGCGCCCCATCCCAGAACAACCCGGCCGGTACCGTTTCGTCCTCGACCTCGATGGTCACCTCCACGATGCGCGCGTGCGTGATGCGCTGTTGGGCATCCGCCGCTTTTGCCCCGCGGTGACATTCCTTGGCTCATATCCGCGAGCGGTAAGTTCGCGCGTCGATGTTGATCCTGCATACTCCGATGACAACTATGCACAAGCGGAAGCGTGGGTGGCAGCGCTCGAGCGCTAG
- a CDS encoding HAD-IIB family hydrolase, giving the protein MTDRLLVALDIDGTILDIDGEISQATHQQVKRLRDAGHEVMLATGRSARDMLPIRERLSLTSRYLVAANGAMVLEEEPSADQGYAPKWVETFDPTDALMRMRSVLEGARFAVEGSDGIYRFCGRFPEGSFEAQGIEVPFEQLMAEPVTRLVVISPDQSMEEFIDRVKGSGLHSVSYSVGWSAWLDIAPNGVNKATALERVREQLNIPRENVVVAGDGRNDIEMLSWARDGGGRSFAMGSSPQEVIEAASHLTLDFKHDGLAHALANVGYD; this is encoded by the coding sequence ATGACCGATCGCCTGCTGGTAGCACTGGATATTGATGGCACCATCCTCGACATCGATGGTGAGATTTCGCAGGCCACTCACCAGCAGGTGAAGCGGTTGCGGGATGCGGGGCATGAGGTCATGCTCGCTACCGGGCGGTCGGCACGGGATATGCTGCCGATTCGCGAACGGCTCTCGCTCACATCCCGCTACCTCGTTGCTGCCAACGGTGCGATGGTGCTGGAAGAGGAACCATCCGCCGATCAGGGATATGCGCCCAAGTGGGTTGAGACATTCGACCCGACCGATGCCCTTATGCGGATGCGCAGCGTGCTCGAGGGGGCTCGGTTTGCAGTTGAGGGTAGTGACGGTATCTATCGGTTCTGCGGACGCTTCCCGGAGGGGAGCTTCGAGGCGCAGGGCATCGAGGTGCCGTTTGAACAGCTGATGGCAGAGCCAGTGACGCGCTTGGTGGTGATCTCCCCAGACCAGTCGATGGAGGAATTCATCGATCGGGTGAAAGGATCCGGTCTGCACTCGGTGAGCTACTCGGTCGGTTGGTCTGCGTGGCTCGATATTGCACCGAACGGTGTGAATAAAGCGACCGCCTTGGAACGCGTGCGAGAACAGCTGAACATCCCCCGGGAGAATGTCGTTGTTGCCGGGGATGGCCGCAATGACATCGAAATGCTGAGCTGGGCTCGCGATGGCGGCGGCCGGAGTTTTGCCATGGGTAGCAGCCCGCAAGAAGTAATCGAAGCGGCAAGTCACCTGACATTAGACTTCAAACACGATGGGCTTGCACACGCACTAGCCAATGTCGGCTACGATTGA